The following are encoded in a window of Halorarum salinum genomic DNA:
- a CDS encoding cation:proton antiporter, producing MTEILSLRPLAAVLVSAVAIGPILATGRRPNLRESWTGVAALAKFAVVASMVPGVLAGDSYVTDLGTFLPAGGETGIRFALEVDSLGLLFGLLASGLWVVTSCYSVGYMRGLDEGSQTRYFAAFAGSLSAAMGVAFASNLVVLFVFYELLTVATYPLVAHDETDEARAAGRKYLAYTFGGGVAVLGGTALVYWLTGSVAFTPGGIAGLSAADPALARLAFALLIAGFGVKAALMPLHSWLPDAMVAPTPVSALLHAVAVVKSGVFGIARVVLDTFGPETVADLGAGLPLAAVAAFTLLTASVIALRQDNLKRRLAFSTVSQLSYIVLGLAVLDPTALVGGLLHIPAHAFMKITLFFCAGAIHVETHTDDVSEMAGIGRRMPLTMAAFAVAAAGMAGIPLVAGFVSKYFLLIGSVSTGGTVFALALLVSGVLNIAYFWPVVYTAFFESPGEDDPKPIVEAPLGGRWGEVLSGPVGGSEATGGTPAADGSGVVDAEPSDGVGGPDEHDAHEDHDVHEGHGARGAHADGWERRGWTGGESTWFMLGPILVVAAGSIVLGVVPDGFVFLRVVRLVVAGVTGVSVP from the coding sequence ATGACCGAGATACTCTCTCTCCGACCGCTCGCAGCCGTGCTCGTCTCCGCCGTCGCCATCGGGCCGATCCTCGCCACCGGCCGGCGGCCGAACCTCAGGGAATCGTGGACCGGCGTCGCCGCGCTGGCGAAGTTCGCCGTCGTCGCGAGCATGGTTCCGGGCGTGCTCGCCGGCGACTCGTACGTGACCGACCTCGGCACGTTCCTCCCCGCCGGGGGGGAGACCGGAATCCGGTTCGCCCTCGAGGTGGACTCGCTCGGACTGCTGTTCGGACTGCTCGCCAGCGGCCTCTGGGTCGTCACGAGCTGTTACAGCGTCGGCTACATGCGCGGGCTCGACGAGGGGTCACAGACCCGCTACTTCGCGGCGTTCGCCGGCAGCCTCTCGGCGGCGATGGGCGTCGCGTTCGCGTCGAACCTCGTCGTCCTGTTCGTGTTCTACGAGCTGTTGACCGTGGCGACGTACCCGCTGGTCGCCCACGACGAGACCGACGAGGCGCGGGCGGCCGGCCGCAAGTACCTCGCGTACACCTTCGGCGGCGGCGTCGCCGTCCTCGGCGGCACCGCGCTCGTCTACTGGCTCACCGGCTCCGTCGCGTTCACGCCGGGCGGCATCGCCGGCCTCTCCGCGGCCGACCCGGCGCTCGCCCGCCTGGCGTTCGCGCTGCTGATCGCCGGCTTCGGCGTGAAGGCCGCGCTGATGCCGCTCCACTCCTGGCTCCCCGACGCGATGGTCGCGCCGACGCCCGTCTCCGCCCTGCTGCACGCGGTCGCGGTGGTGAAGAGCGGGGTGTTCGGCATCGCGCGCGTCGTCCTCGACACGTTCGGACCGGAGACGGTCGCGGACCTCGGCGCAGGACTCCCGCTCGCGGCCGTCGCGGCGTTCACGCTCCTGACCGCGAGCGTCATCGCGCTCCGGCAGGACAACCTCAAGCGCCGGCTCGCCTTCTCGACGGTGAGCCAGCTCTCGTACATCGTGCTCGGGCTGGCGGTGCTCGACCCGACGGCGCTCGTCGGCGGATTGTTGCACATCCCCGCCCACGCGTTCATGAAGATCACGCTGTTCTTCTGTGCGGGCGCCATCCACGTCGAGACCCACACCGACGACGTCTCGGAGATGGCCGGCATCGGGCGACGGATGCCGCTGACGATGGCGGCGTTCGCCGTCGCCGCGGCGGGGATGGCCGGCATCCCGCTCGTCGCCGGCTTCGTGAGCAAGTACTTCCTGCTCATCGGCTCCGTCTCGACCGGCGGGACCGTCTTCGCGCTCGCCCTGCTCGTCTCGGGCGTGCTGAACATCGCCTACTTCTGGCCGGTGGTCTACACCGCGTTCTTCGAGTCGCCGGGCGAGGACGACCCGAAGCCGATCGTCGAGGCGCCGCTCGGGGGCCGGTGGGGGGAGGTCCTGTCGGGCCCCGTCGGGGGGTCGGAGGCGACCGGCGGCACCCCCGCGGCGGACGGGAGCGGGGTCGTCGACGCCGAACCGTCCGACGGCGTCGGTGGACCCGACGAGCATGACGCGCACGAGGACCACGACGTGCACGAGGGTCACGGGGCCCGTGGCGCCCACGCCGACGGCTGGGAGCGCCGCGGCTGGACCGGCGGTGAGTCGACCTGGTTCATGCTCGGGCCGATCCTCGTCGTCGCGGCCGGGTCGATCGTGCTCGGCGTCGTCCCCGACGGCTTCGTGTTCCTGCGGGTCGTCCGCCTCGTCGTCGCGGGCGTCACGGGGGTGAGCGTCCCATGA
- a CDS encoding proton-conducting transporter transmembrane domain-containing protein, whose translation MSDLPAMLVVVPIVGSLVAMLAGAFRPHTGWYVALVTAVVQVAIATTVAVRAFVDGPISYAVGDFELPFGIELVVDGLTASMIVLVAVVALGVLAYARTAGPRSNGFYATYLLLVAGLSGMSVTGDVFNLYVFLEITGLTAYALVASGEGGRSAVAGLKYLIVGTFGASLYLLGVGYAYVATGTLNMADLSTQLAAVGYGSPLVRTAFVLVVVGLFVKVAMFPLHTWQPEAYAGAPDSVSGLIAALVSTVSAYALVRVVLTVFTPEFLEATPLARDLLVAVATVSIVVGSGLAVAQTEVKRMLAYSSVSQFGLIVAALSVTNGTALVGLSVHLVGHAVMKGGLFLAAGLVATGTGARTVAEYDGLADRMPVAAGAFGVLVLAMVGVPPAIGFLGKWYIVIGAIEAGAWTLTAVILLSTLLTLAYFARIVERMFFRDAPGVASHVAATDGGRASLGMYAAVVGAALLAVGLAVGVPSFEQLLQPTVENLLQ comes from the coding sequence GTGAGTGACCTCCCCGCGATGCTGGTCGTGGTTCCCATCGTCGGCTCGCTGGTCGCGATGCTCGCGGGCGCGTTCCGCCCGCACACCGGCTGGTACGTCGCGCTCGTGACCGCCGTCGTGCAGGTCGCGATCGCGACGACGGTCGCCGTCCGGGCGTTCGTCGACGGGCCGATCAGCTACGCGGTCGGCGACTTCGAGCTCCCGTTCGGCATCGAACTCGTCGTGGACGGGCTCACGGCGTCGATGATCGTGCTCGTGGCGGTCGTCGCGCTCGGCGTGCTCGCGTACGCCCGCACGGCCGGCCCGCGGTCGAACGGGTTCTACGCGACGTACCTGCTGCTCGTCGCCGGCCTCTCGGGGATGTCGGTCACGGGCGACGTGTTCAACCTGTACGTGTTCCTCGAGATCACCGGCCTCACCGCGTACGCCCTCGTCGCGAGCGGCGAGGGCGGACGCTCCGCCGTCGCCGGGCTGAAGTACCTCATCGTCGGGACGTTCGGCGCGTCGCTGTACCTGCTCGGCGTCGGCTACGCCTACGTCGCCACGGGCACGCTGAACATGGCCGACCTCTCGACCCAACTCGCGGCGGTCGGCTACGGCTCGCCGCTGGTCCGGACGGCGTTCGTGCTCGTCGTCGTCGGGCTGTTCGTCAAGGTCGCGATGTTTCCGCTGCACACCTGGCAGCCGGAGGCGTACGCCGGCGCGCCCGACAGCGTGAGCGGGCTCATCGCGGCGCTGGTGTCGACGGTGAGCGCCTACGCGCTCGTGCGGGTCGTCCTGACGGTGTTCACCCCCGAGTTCCTGGAGGCGACGCCGCTGGCGCGCGACCTGCTCGTCGCCGTCGCGACGGTGAGCATCGTCGTCGGGAGCGGCCTCGCGGTGGCCCAGACCGAGGTGAAGCGGATGCTCGCGTACTCCTCGGTGTCGCAGTTCGGGCTGATCGTCGCCGCGCTGTCGGTGACGAACGGGACGGCGCTGGTCGGCCTCTCGGTCCACCTCGTCGGCCACGCCGTGATGAAGGGCGGGCTGTTCCTCGCGGCCGGGCTCGTCGCGACGGGCACCGGCGCGCGCACGGTCGCCGAGTACGACGGGCTGGCCGACCGGATGCCCGTCGCGGCCGGGGCGTTCGGCGTCCTCGTGCTGGCGATGGTCGGGGTGCCGCCCGCGATCGGCTTCCTCGGCAAGTGGTACATCGTCATCGGCGCCATCGAGGCCGGGGCGTGGACGCTCACGGCCGTCATCCTGCTCTCGACGCTCCTGACGCTCGCGTACTTCGCCAGGATCGTGGAGCGGATGTTCTTCCGGGACGCCCCCGGAGTGGCGTCCCACGTCGCGGCGACCGACGGCGGGCGCGCCTCGCTCGGGATGTACGCGGCAGTCGTGGGCGCGGCCCTCCTCGCAGTCGGGCTTGCCGTGGGCGTACCGTCGTTCGAACAGCTGCTCCAGCCGACCGTAGAGAACCTCCTGCAATGA
- a CDS encoding cation:proton antiporter subunit C, producing the protein MIDALAGRAYYVAAFLLLGIGVYMMIGNRNLVKKVIGMNVFQTGIFLFFISSAYLDGGSAPLLSQPAPYVSPLPHVLILTAIVVGVSLTAVALGLVVRIYNEYGTLSADLVEEVNGGE; encoded by the coding sequence GTGATCGACGCGTTGGCGGGACGGGCGTACTACGTCGCCGCGTTCCTGCTGCTCGGGATCGGCGTGTACATGATGATCGGAAACAGGAACCTCGTGAAGAAGGTGATCGGCATGAACGTGTTCCAGACGGGGATCTTCCTCTTTTTCATCTCCTCGGCGTACCTCGACGGCGGCTCGGCCCCGCTGCTCTCGCAACCTGCCCCGTACGTCAGCCCGCTGCCCCACGTGCTCATCCTGACGGCCATCGTCGTCGGGGTGAGCCTCACCGCGGTCGCGCTGGGGCTCGTCGTCCGCATCTACAACGAGTACGGCACGCTCAGTGCCGACCTCGTCGAGGAGGTGAACGGCGGTGAGTGA